Proteins from one Erysipelothrix larvae genomic window:
- a CDS encoding Gfo/Idh/MocA family protein → MKNIKWGIIGLGHIATKFAHAIKCVDNGELVAVASRSKEKSELFGSQFGLQPDACYGNYEDILNHPDLDALYIALPNHLHKEWSIKALNAKKAVLCEKPSTLNTHELKEVLNAAKNNRAFYMEAMKTRFLPATRHVKQLLADHAIGDPRLVYGDFGFKPPFDPTNRLFDQSLGGGALLDVGVYPLAYTFDLFGKESKVFESIQTFGETGVDLDTSVLIKSVDDVHIHLFASIDCDSPRDYIIVGPKGTIRVPRFSNATSITLTQGDIVTEYHYDHLVNGLEYQIYEVNECLNNNLLESPIMSWDDSYHLMSVVDDIVNTKE, encoded by the coding sequence ATGAAGAATATTAAATGGGGCATTATCGGACTTGGCCACATCGCAACAAAATTTGCACATGCAATCAAATGTGTTGATAATGGAGAATTAGTCGCAGTAGCATCGCGCAGTAAAGAAAAATCAGAATTATTTGGATCACAATTTGGGTTGCAACCCGATGCGTGTTATGGAAACTATGAAGACATACTCAATCACCCTGACCTCGATGCACTTTATATCGCATTACCCAACCATCTTCATAAAGAATGGTCAATTAAAGCTTTGAATGCGAAAAAAGCAGTGTTGTGTGAAAAACCAAGCACCTTGAATACCCATGAATTAAAAGAAGTGTTAAATGCCGCTAAGAATAATCGGGCTTTCTACATGGAAGCAATGAAAACACGGTTCTTACCTGCAACAAGGCATGTTAAGCAATTGCTTGCAGATCACGCCATCGGTGACCCTCGTTTAGTTTATGGTGACTTTGGGTTTAAACCACCCTTTGATCCCACAAATCGACTCTTCGATCAATCATTGGGAGGTGGGGCACTATTGGATGTGGGCGTCTATCCCCTTGCCTATACCTTCGATCTCTTTGGAAAAGAGTCTAAAGTGTTTGAAAGCATTCAAACCTTTGGTGAAACAGGCGTCGATCTTGATACTTCTGTCTTAATCAAATCGGTTGATGATGTTCACATTCATCTATTTGCATCGATTGATTGTGATTCTCCAAGAGATTACATTATCGTAGGTCCAAAAGGAACAATTCGTGTTCCACGATTTTCAAATGCAACATCCATCACCTTAACTCAAGGTGATATTGTAACTGAATACCATTATGATCATCTTGTAAATGGTCTTGAATATCAAATCTATGAAGTCAATGAATGCCTCAATAACAACCTCTTGGAATCACCCATTATGTCTTGGGATGATTCGTATCATCTGATGAGTGTTGTCGATGACATTGTGAATACAAAAGAATAA